The genomic region AATTATGGCGCTCTTTTTATTAGTATTTTGTTAAAAATATAAAACTTGATTTAAGTCCTAATAATACAATTAAGCTTCTAAAAATTCAAACTTGATTATTTATTTTTTCGAATAATAGCTCTCACATAACTCTCAGACATTCTGTACTTACTAGCTAATTCCTTTACATTGAATCCATTAAACTCTTCTATAATCTCTCTATCACGAGCTTCTTTATATATCATCTTTTCAGTAGGAAAGTACACAGATGTCCCCCCAAATTCTTTAAATAAAGCCTTTACTCTATCTATTCCAATTTCCATAGCTATATTTTCAAATTGTGGAGGTAGGTCACTCATTTTTAAATCCATAAAATATCCTCCTATAAAAAAACTTAGTTATAAGGATATTCTACAAATAGTGTAATATTCCTACCAAATAAACTATGTATTAATACAAACAGCCTTAGGAGACACAACCACATATTTATAAAGAGCCATTTTTCATCGCACCTATTTTTTAATGCTCATGTATGTAATATCTAATAATATTTCTAACTTTAAATCCAATACTCTAAATAAAAAAATAATAAAAGCACAACCACATATTTATAAAGAGCCATTTTTCATCGCACCTATTTTTTTAATAAACTTCTTATCTTATACTCACTACAGTTTAGCTCTTTAGCAACTGCTCTATTACTTAATCCTTGTTCTTTTAATCTGCTAACTTGTAGTTTAAAATCTGCAAGCTCTTGTTGCTTTTTAGTTAAACCAGATTTATTTCTTCTTTCAGCTCTTCTTCTTTCATTATTTCTTTCATACTTTTCATCAGTTCCGATTATAGTTTTCATATGCTTTTGTTCATTTGCAGTAATTCCTAATCGCTCTATTAAAGTAGTATTCTTATACCAATAACCTTCTTTATCTCTCATTCCCTTAGAAACTCTTTTTTTCTCTCCACTTCTTAACCCTTGTTCATAAGCTATAAACTTTTCAATAGCTTTTGGAATACATCTTAAAACAGCTTTTACTTCAGTCTCTTTAAGTGGTTCTTTAAATGCATTATTTAACTCTATAACTTCCTTTTCAAGTTCATATTGATCTCTTACATATATGCCTTTCCAATATGCATAACAATGGATAGCCATATTTCTATAACCTTTCATATCAAAGTGTCTAAGTCTGCATAAAGTTTGTAAGTCATTGGCTCTTTGCATATGTAAGCTATATGAATTAAAAAATCTATTTGAAACAACTTTATTTTCAACTACCTTAGTATCTTGCATCTGTAGTTGATATGATTTAGGTCTATAATTTAAATATTGCTCCCTTAAATCATACATAGAATATTCTAAGTCATCATCTATATATAAAACTTTACAATTGACTTGATTCTTAGAATTTATAGTTCCTGGCAATCTAAGTACTCTTGCACTATCTGTAGCTTGTCTATCAGCTCCTAAATGCTTTAGATTGTAGTATATGTAATCTTGTAACTCTTGCCATGTATTTAAAGCTCCATATGGAGCATTTTTTATTCTCCAATAAAGATGTACTCCTCTTCCACTGTCAGTTAC from Paraclostridium bifermentans harbors:
- a CDS encoding Mor transcription activator family protein; the encoded protein is MDLKMSDLPPQFENIAMEIGIDRVKALFKEFGGTSVYFPTEKMIYKEARDREIIEEFNGFNVKELASKYRMSESYVRAIIRKNK